The following are from one region of the Methyloversatilis discipulorum genome:
- a CDS encoding alpha/beta fold hydrolase, translating to MNDVLAARCYGTQGPRVALVHGWGWDGRLLSPLAEALGAHCRVVQPDLPGYGLNVGQRCDGFDDCVDQLVQAVPDAEVLVGWSLGGLLAIAWAARMRVRRLLLVGASPRFMQAVDWPYGMTEERFDAFADGLEQDPRRTRARFAALAALGDSDARGVRGAMAALMDDLPPAAQALSQGLDWLRERDLRDTLRSLPIPLCCLHGEQDHVVDIGAAAKEDAARWMPVPGAAHLPWRHRELSDLCAWVCADD from the coding sequence GTGCTGGCCGCCCGTTGTTACGGCACACAGGGGCCGCGCGTCGCACTGGTGCACGGCTGGGGCTGGGACGGCCGCCTGCTGTCGCCGCTGGCCGAGGCGCTGGGCGCGCATTGCCGCGTCGTCCAGCCCGACCTGCCCGGCTACGGATTGAACGTCGGCCAGCGCTGCGACGGTTTCGACGACTGTGTCGATCAGCTCGTACAGGCGGTGCCCGACGCGGAGGTGCTGGTCGGCTGGTCGCTGGGCGGCCTGCTGGCGATCGCCTGGGCGGCTCGGATGCGGGTGCGCCGACTGCTCCTCGTGGGCGCTTCGCCGCGCTTCATGCAGGCCGTCGACTGGCCATATGGCATGACAGAAGAGCGCTTCGACGCCTTTGCGGATGGCCTGGAGCAGGACCCGCGGCGCACGCGCGCTCGCTTTGCCGCACTGGCGGCGCTCGGCGACAGCGATGCACGCGGCGTGCGGGGCGCGATGGCAGCGTTGATGGACGACCTGCCGCCGGCCGCTCAGGCGTTGAGTCAGGGACTGGACTGGTTGCGCGAGCGGGATCTGCGGGACACCTTGCGTTCGCTTCCAATACCTCTGTGCTGCCTGCACGGCGAGCAGGACCACGTGGTCGACATCGGCGCCGCGGCCAAGGAGGACGCTGCGCGCTGGATGCCAGTGCCGGGCGCGGCGCATCTGCCCTGGCGGCATCGCGAGCTTTCCGATCTGTGTGCGTGGGTGTGCGCCGATGACTGA
- a CDS encoding methyltransferase domain-containing protein, whose product MTERAAIRSSFSRAATRYAAAAGLQRVVCDRLLELLPDRSAGLVLDLGCGTGFASTGLHARFPHATHCAVDFSLGMLRAHERGSGVTRVCADAHRLPLASASADIVFSSLMLQWCDLPVALAECRRVLRDGGHMCFSTVLLGTLAEIDDAFAGLDAHRHTVSFPAPGALAAALADSGFTAELMRSESHVEYFADARALLQSNRDIGASHVPDGARRALLGRAALRQVCDRLEARREALGLPLTYQLAWVVARASSGNRS is encoded by the coding sequence ATGACTGAGCGCGCCGCGATACGGTCCTCATTTTCGCGGGCTGCGACGCGCTATGCCGCGGCGGCCGGGCTGCAGCGCGTGGTGTGCGATCGCCTGCTCGAACTGCTGCCGGACAGATCCGCCGGGCTTGTGCTCGATCTCGGCTGCGGGACCGGCTTCGCATCGACCGGCTTGCATGCGCGCTTTCCTCATGCGACACATTGTGCGGTCGATTTCTCGTTGGGCATGTTGCGTGCCCACGAACGGGGCAGCGGAGTGACGCGCGTCTGCGCCGATGCGCACCGTCTGCCGCTTGCCTCGGCGAGCGCGGACATCGTGTTCTCCAGCCTGATGCTGCAGTGGTGCGACCTGCCGGTTGCGCTGGCCGAGTGTCGGCGCGTCCTCCGGGATGGCGGCCATATGTGTTTCAGCACCGTCCTCCTCGGAACGCTCGCAGAGATCGATGACGCGTTCGCCGGTCTGGATGCGCATCGTCACACGGTGTCCTTCCCGGCGCCCGGGGCGCTGGCTGCTGCTCTGGCCGACAGTGGCTTCACGGCGGAACTGATGCGCAGCGAATCGCACGTCGAATACTTTGCGGATGCGCGCGCACTGCTGCAGTCGAACCGCGATATCGGTGCGTCACACGTGCCGGATGGCGCGCGTCGTGCTCTGCTCGGCCGCGCGGCATTGCGGCAGGTATGCGATCGCTTGGAGGCACGACGCGAAGCGCTTGGCCTGCCGCTGACCTATCAACTGGCCTGGGTGGTCGCTCGTGCGTCCTCGGGCAACCGGAGCTGA
- the bioD gene encoding dethiobiotin synthase: MSAGKLHFVMGTDTGVGKTLVSCALIEALRANGVNAVGMKPVASGASPDATGRLANEDADALAQASGLDQPTALTNPYLFEAPLAPHVAAQREGRSIDRAVVLDALSALRAEADHVIVEGVGGFIVPLGADWTTADLAVDIGAPLILVVGLRLGCINHALLTAEAARARGLTLAGWVANCQPEGMLEQEATISALKSRLNAPILGIIPRLSGADAKTASRLLDIQPLLAFPG; encoded by the coding sequence ATGAGCGCGGGAAAACTGCATTTCGTCATGGGCACCGACACGGGTGTCGGCAAGACATTGGTGTCCTGCGCGCTGATCGAGGCGCTGCGGGCCAACGGCGTGAACGCGGTCGGCATGAAGCCGGTGGCGTCGGGCGCGTCGCCCGACGCCACCGGCCGCCTCGCGAACGAGGACGCCGACGCGCTGGCGCAGGCCAGCGGGCTCGACCAACCGACGGCGCTGACCAATCCCTATCTGTTCGAAGCGCCGCTGGCCCCGCATGTGGCCGCGCAACGCGAGGGGCGATCGATCGATCGCGCTGTGGTGCTGGACGCCCTGTCTGCGCTGCGCGCAGAGGCTGATCACGTCATCGTCGAAGGCGTAGGTGGGTTCATCGTGCCCTTGGGTGCCGACTGGACGACCGCCGATCTGGCGGTCGACATCGGGGCGCCGCTGATTCTTGTGGTCGGGTTGAGGCTGGGCTGCATCAACCACGCATTGCTGACGGCCGAGGCGGCGCGGGCGCGCGGGTTGACGCTGGCCGGCTGGGTCGCGAACTGCCAGCCCGAGGGCATGCTGGAGCAGGAGGCGACGATTTCCGCGCTGAAAAGTCGCCTCAACGCGCCAATTCTTGGCATAATCCCGCGGCTGTCCGGCGCCGATGCAAAAACTGCGTCGCGTCTGCTGGACATCCAGCCGCTGCTGGCCTTCCCTGGATGA
- the tuf gene encoding elongation factor Tu, with protein sequence MAKGKFERTKPHVNVGTIGHVDHGKTTLTAAITTILSSKFGGEAKAYDQIDAAPEEKARGITINTAHVEYETATRHYAHVDCPGHADYVKNMITGAAQMDGAILVCSAADGPMPQTREHILLARQVGVPYIVVFLNKCDMVDDAELLELVEMEVRELLSKYDFPGDDVPIVKGSALKALEGDKTDLGEGAIMALAAALDSYIPTPERAVDGAFLMPIEDVFSISGRGTVVTGRIERGIVKVGEEIEIVGIKPTVKTTCTGVEMFRKLLDQGQAGDNVGVLLRGTKREDVERGQVLAKPGSIKPHTHFTAEIYVLSKEEGGRHTPFFNGYRPQFYFRTTDVTGSIELPAGTEMVMPGDNVSITVKLIAPIAMEEGLRFAIREGGRTVGAGVVAKIIE encoded by the coding sequence ATGGCAAAGGGAAAGTTTGAGCGCACCAAGCCGCACGTGAACGTGGGCACGATTGGTCACGTTGACCATGGCAAGACGACGCTGACGGCGGCGATCACGACGATTCTGTCGTCGAAGTTCGGTGGTGAGGCGAAGGCGTACGACCAGATCGACGCAGCGCCGGAAGAGAAGGCGCGCGGCATCACGATCAACACGGCACACGTTGAGTACGAGACGGCAACCCGTCACTACGCGCACGTTGATTGCCCGGGTCACGCCGACTACGTGAAGAACATGATTACCGGTGCCGCCCAGATGGACGGCGCCATCCTGGTGTGTTCGGCCGCTGACGGCCCGATGCCGCAGACGCGCGAGCACATCCTGCTGGCCCGTCAGGTCGGTGTGCCGTACATCGTCGTGTTCCTGAACAAGTGCGACATGGTCGACGACGCCGAGCTGCTCGAGCTGGTTGAAATGGAAGTGCGCGAGCTGCTGTCGAAGTACGACTTCCCGGGCGACGACGTGCCCATCGTCAAGGGCTCGGCCCTGAAGGCGCTGGAAGGCGACAAGACCGACCTGGGCGAAGGCGCCATCATGGCGCTGGCCGCTGCGCTGGACAGCTACATCCCGACGCCGGAGCGCGCGGTGGATGGCGCGTTCCTGATGCCGATCGAAGACGTGTTCTCGATCTCGGGCCGCGGCACCGTGGTGACCGGTCGTATCGAGCGCGGCATCGTGAAGGTCGGTGAGGAAATCGAAATCGTCGGTATCAAGCCGACCGTGAAGACCACCTGCACCGGCGTTGAAATGTTCCGCAAGCTGCTGGACCAGGGTCAGGCGGGCGACAACGTCGGTGTGCTGCTGCGCGGCACCAAGCGTGAAGACGTGGAGCGTGGTCAGGTTCTGGCCAAGCCGGGCTCGATCAAGCCGCACACGCACTTCACGGCCGAGATCTACGTGCTGTCGAAGGAAGAAGGTGGTCGTCACACGCCGTTCTTCAACGGCTACCGCCCGCAGTTCTACTTCCGTACGACGGACGTGACCGGCTCGATCGAACTGCCGGCCGGCACCGAAATGGTGATGCCGGGTGACAACGTGTCGATCACGGTGAAGCTGATCGCCCCGATCGCGATGGAAGAAGGTCTGCGCTTCGCGATCCGCGAAGGTGGCCGTACCGTCGGCGCCGGTGTGGTTGCAAAGATCATCGAGTAA
- the secE gene encoding preprotein translocase subunit SecE — protein sequence MTDQLKLALAIALLIAGVAGFYVFADQIMAVRVLSVLAGLGAGIAVAWFTEPGRRFIVFANESVAEAKKVAWPSRKETLQTTAIVFGFVVVMALFLWLTDKSLEWVLYDLILGWKKS from the coding sequence ATGACTGACCAGTTGAAGCTTGCGCTGGCCATTGCCCTGTTGATTGCGGGTGTGGCCGGCTTTTATGTTTTTGCCGACCAGATCATGGCTGTGCGGGTGTTGTCCGTGCTCGCCGGTCTGGGTGCCGGTATCGCGGTGGCATGGTTCACCGAGCCGGGGCGGCGCTTCATCGTTTTTGCCAACGAGTCGGTTGCCGAGGCCAAGAAGGTTGCCTGGCCCAGTCGCAAGGAAACGCTGCAGACCACCGCCATCGTGTTCGGCTTCGTGGTCGTGATGGCACTGTTCCTGTGGCTGACCGACAAGAGTCTCGAGTGGGTGTTGTACGACCTGATCCTGGGCTGGAAGAAATCATGA
- the nusG gene encoding transcription termination/antitermination protein NusG: MSKRWYVVHAYSGFEKSVQRALTERVARSGMQDKFGQILVPVEEVIEMRGGQKAVSERKFFPGYVLVEMEMDEDSWHLVKSTPKVTGFVGGSANKPTPISDKEVDKIMQQMQEGVEKPRPKVLFEVGELVRVKEGPFTDFNGSVESVNYEKSRLHVSVTIFGRATPVELEFSQVEKV; encoded by the coding sequence ATGAGCAAACGTTGGTACGTTGTGCACGCCTATTCCGGCTTCGAGAAGTCGGTTCAGCGCGCGCTGACCGAGCGTGTTGCGCGTTCGGGCATGCAGGACAAGTTCGGCCAGATTCTCGTGCCGGTCGAGGAAGTGATCGAAATGCGCGGCGGCCAGAAGGCTGTGTCCGAGCGCAAGTTCTTTCCTGGCTATGTGCTCGTCGAGATGGAGATGGACGAGGACAGCTGGCACCTGGTCAAGAGCACGCCGAAAGTGACCGGCTTTGTCGGCGGCTCGGCCAACAAGCCGACGCCGATTTCCGACAAGGAAGTCGACAAGATCATGCAGCAGATGCAGGAAGGGGTGGAGAAGCCCCGTCCCAAGGTGCTGTTCGAAGTAGGCGAGTTGGTGCGCGTCAAGGAAGGCCCCTTCACCGACTTCAATGGTTCGGTGGAAAGCGTCAATTACGAAAAGAGCCGTCTGCACGTGTCGGTGACCATCTTTGGTCGTGCGACGCCGGTCGAGCTCGAGTTCTCGCAGGTCGAGAAGGTCTGA
- the rplK gene encoding 50S ribosomal protein L11: protein MAKKIVGYVKLQVPAGKANPSPPIGPALGQRGLNIMEFCKAFNAQTQGMEPGLPIPVVITAYADKSFTFVMKSPPATILIKKAAGITKGSPKPHTDKVGKVTRAQLEEIAKVKNKDLTAADLDAAVRTIAGSARSMGITVEGL, encoded by the coding sequence ATGGCGAAGAAAATCGTCGGCTACGTGAAGCTGCAAGTGCCGGCCGGCAAGGCGAACCCGTCGCCCCCGATCGGTCCCGCGCTGGGTCAGCGCGGTCTGAACATCATGGAGTTCTGCAAGGCGTTCAACGCGCAGACCCAGGGTATGGAACCGGGTCTGCCGATCCCGGTGGTGATCACCGCCTACGCGGACAAGTCCTTCACTTTCGTGATGAAGTCGCCCCCGGCGACCATCCTGATCAAGAAGGCTGCCGGCATCACCAAGGGCTCGCCGAAGCCGCACACCGACAAGGTCGGCAAGGTCACCCGCGCCCAGCTCGAAGAAATCGCGAAGGTGAAGAACAAGGATCTGACCGCTGCCGATCTGGATGCCGCTGTGCGCACGATCGCCGGTTCTGCCCGCAGCATGGGCATCACGGTGGAGGGCCTGTAA
- the rplA gene encoding 50S ribosomal protein L1 — MAKLSKRIQALRAKVDRNRAYPLADALALVKETANAKFDESVDLAVNLGIDAKKSDQLVRGSVVLPAGTGKSVRVAVFAQGAKAEEAKAAGADVVGFDDLAAQVKEGNLNFDVAIATPDAMRVVGALGQILGPRGLMPNPKVGTVTMDVTTAVKNAKAGQVQYRTDKGGIVQCTVGRASFTPEQLTTNIKALIEALNKARPAAAKGVYLRKVSVTTTMGVGIRVDQATVQ, encoded by the coding sequence ATGGCAAAGCTCTCGAAGCGCATTCAGGCGCTGCGCGCCAAGGTTGATCGCAACCGCGCATACCCGCTGGCCGACGCGCTGGCGCTGGTGAAGGAAACCGCCAACGCCAAGTTTGACGAGTCGGTCGATCTGGCCGTGAATCTGGGTATCGATGCGAAGAAGTCGGACCAGCTGGTCCGTGGCTCCGTCGTGCTGCCTGCCGGTACTGGCAAGAGCGTGCGCGTCGCCGTGTTCGCCCAGGGCGCAAAGGCTGAAGAAGCCAAGGCCGCTGGTGCCGATGTCGTCGGTTTCGACGATCTGGCAGCCCAGGTCAAGGAAGGCAATCTGAACTTCGACGTGGCCATCGCCACGCCGGACGCGATGCGTGTCGTCGGCGCACTGGGCCAGATCCTCGGTCCGCGCGGCCTGATGCCGAACCCGAAGGTCGGCACCGTGACGATGGACGTCACCACCGCGGTGAAGAACGCCAAGGCCGGTCAGGTGCAGTACCGCACCGACAAGGGCGGCATCGTCCAGTGCACGGTCGGTCGCGCCTCCTTCACGCCGGAACAGCTGACGACCAACATCAAGGCTCTGATCGAAGCGCTGAACAAGGCGCGTCCGGCAGCGGCCAAGGGTGTCTACCTGCGCAAGGTGTCGGTGACGACCACCATGGGCGTCGGCATCCGCGTCGATCAGGCGACGGTGCAGTAA
- the rplJ gene encoding 50S ribosomal protein L10 — MALNLDQKKEVVAGVSAAVADAQVIVIAENKGLEVGDVTRLRAQARAQGVYLRVLKNTLARRAVAGTPFEGLANEMTGPLLYGMSADPVSAAKVIQDFAKGNDKLVIRGGALANYVMDAAGVKALASMPSREELLATLLGTMQAPIAKFVQTLNEVPGKFVRTVAALRDEREKQSA; from the coding sequence TTGGCACTCAATCTCGATCAGAAGAAGGAAGTGGTTGCCGGCGTATCCGCTGCAGTTGCGGACGCGCAAGTAATCGTGATCGCCGAGAACAAAGGTCTGGAAGTGGGCGATGTCACGCGTTTGCGTGCCCAGGCCCGTGCGCAGGGCGTCTACCTGCGTGTTCTGAAGAACACGCTGGCGCGTCGCGCTGTTGCGGGTACCCCGTTCGAGGGGTTGGCGAATGAAATGACCGGTCCGCTGCTTTACGGCATGTCGGCCGATCCGGTTTCGGCCGCGAAGGTCATTCAGGATTTCGCCAAGGGCAACGACAAGCTGGTGATTCGCGGTGGCGCGCTGGCCAATTACGTCATGGACGCCGCTGGCGTCAAGGCGCTGGCCTCCATGCCGAGCCGCGAAGAACTGCTGGCCACCCTTCTGGGCACGATGCAGGCGCCGATCGCCAAGTTCGTTCAGACGCTCAACGAAGTTCCGGGCAAGTTTGTCCGTACCGTTGCAGCGCTGCGCGACGAACGCGAAAAGCAGTCCGCTTAA
- the rplL gene encoding 50S ribosomal protein L7/L12 has protein sequence MSVSKDQILEAIAAMTVLELSQLIKDMEEKFGVSAAAAVAVAAPAAGGAAAPAAEEKTEFTVVLAAAGEKKVEVIKVVRAVTGLGLKEAKDLVDGAPKPVKEGISKADAEALKKQLEEAGAKVELK, from the coding sequence ATGTCCGTTAGCAAAGACCAGATTCTGGAAGCCATCGCCGCCATGACCGTTCTCGAGCTGTCGCAGCTCATCAAGGACATGGAAGAGAAGTTCGGCGTGTCGGCTGCTGCCGCTGTTGCCGTTGCCGCCCCGGCTGCCGGTGGCGCCGCTGCCCCGGCTGCTGAAGAGAAGACCGAATTCACCGTCGTTCTGGCCGCTGCCGGCGAGAAGAAGGTTGAAGTCATCAAGGTCGTGCGCGCAGTGACCGGCCTGGGCCTGAAGGAAGCCAAGGACCTGGTTGATGGCGCTCCGAAGCCCGTCAAGGAAGGCATCTCCAAGGCTGACGCTGAAGCCCTGAAGAAGCAGCTGGAAGAAGCCGGCGCCAAGGTCGAACTGAAGTAA
- the rpoB gene encoding DNA-directed RNA polymerase subunit beta: MAYTYTEKKRIRKSFAKRDAVLDVPFLLATQLESYTQFLQTDVPLEHRRNQGLQAAFTSIFPISSHSGNARLEFVHYMLGEPAFDVKECHQRGLTFASPLRARVRLVIMDREAPKETIKEVKEQEVYMGEIPLMTTTGSFVINGTERVIVSQLHRSPGVFFEHDRGKTHSSGKLLFSARIIPYRGSWLDFEFDPKDYLYFRVDRRRKMPVTILLKAIGMMPEQILETFFDFDSFNLASKSGIQMKLVPERLRGEIAKFDIVDASGKVVVAKDKRITAKHIRELAESGTESIAVPEDFLVGRVIATAVVDQDSGEILANANDEITEDLLAKMSAAGVGEISTLYTNDLDRGPYISQTLRTDETADQWSARVAIYRMMRPGEPPTEDAVETLFHGLFYSEERYDLSAVGRMKFNRRVGRDAIEGAPTLSNEDIVDVIRILVDLRNGKGEIDDIDHLGNRRVRSVGELAENQFRAGLVRVERAVKERLSQAESDNLMPHDLINAKPISAAIKEFFGSSQLSQFMDQTNPLSEITHKRRVSALGPGGLTRERAGFEVRDVHPTHYGRVCPIETPEGPNIGLINSLALYARTNKYGFLETPYRRVDAGRVTDQIDFLSAIEEGKYVIAQANASLDGEGALSDELVSCRHKGEFMLSTPDQVQYMDIAPGQIVSVAASLIPFLEHDDANRALMGANMQRQAVPCLRPEKAFVGTGIERTVAVDSGTAVQALRGGVVDYVDASRVVVRVNDEETVPGEVGVDIYNLVKYTRSNQNTNINQRPVVKIGDIIAKGDVVADGASTDLGELALGQNMLVAFMPWNGYNFEDSILLSERVVAEDRFTSVHIEELTVVARDTKLGPEEITRDIASLGEAQLGRLDESGIVYIGAEVEAGDVLVGKVTPKGETQLTPEEKLLRAIFGEKASDVKDTSLRVPSGMNGTVIDVQVFTREGIERDKRAQSIIDDMLRGYRQDLGDQMRIVERDTFARIERLLIGRVANGGPKRLAKGATITREYLDGVEPHSWFDIRMAEEDIAGQLESLRESLEKTRTDFDLAFELKKKKLTQGDELPPGVQKMVKVYLAVKRRLQPGDKMAGRHGNKGVVSKITPIEDMPYMEDGTSVDIVLNPLGVPSRMNIGQILETHLGMAARGLGKKIDAMLRRQANMAELRAFLDEIYNRSGTSEDIASLNDGEVLELASNLKHGVPFATPVFDGAHEGEIRRMLELADMPAGGQMTLYDGRTGEAFERQVTVGYMHVLKLHHLVDDKMHARSTGPYSLVTQQPLGGKAQFGGQRFGEMEVWALEAYGASYTLQEMLTVKSDDVTGRTKVYENIVKGEHKIDAGMPESFNVLVKEIRSLAIDIDLERF; the protein is encoded by the coding sequence ATGGCCTATACCTACACCGAGAAGAAACGCATCCGCAAAAGCTTTGCCAAGCGCGATGCGGTGCTCGACGTGCCTTTCCTGCTGGCGACCCAGCTGGAGTCCTACACGCAGTTCCTGCAGACCGACGTGCCGCTCGAGCACCGTCGCAATCAGGGCCTGCAGGCCGCATTCACGTCGATCTTCCCGATCAGCTCGCACTCCGGCAATGCCCGTCTCGAGTTCGTCCACTACATGCTGGGCGAGCCGGCCTTCGACGTGAAGGAATGTCATCAGCGCGGCCTCACTTTCGCCAGCCCGCTGCGCGCGCGCGTTCGCCTGGTCATCATGGACCGCGAAGCGCCGAAGGAAACGATCAAGGAAGTGAAGGAGCAGGAAGTGTACATGGGCGAGATTCCGCTCATGACGACCACCGGCTCCTTCGTCATCAATGGCACCGAGCGTGTCATCGTCAGCCAGCTGCACCGTTCGCCGGGCGTGTTCTTCGAGCACGACCGCGGCAAGACGCACAGCTCGGGCAAGCTGCTGTTCTCCGCCCGCATCATCCCGTATCGCGGTTCCTGGCTCGACTTCGAATTCGACCCGAAGGACTATCTGTACTTCCGCGTGGACCGTCGCCGCAAGATGCCGGTGACCATCCTGCTGAAGGCCATCGGCATGATGCCGGAACAGATCCTCGAAACCTTCTTCGACTTCGACAGCTTCAACCTGGCGTCGAAGAGCGGCATCCAGATGAAGCTGGTGCCGGAACGTCTGCGTGGCGAGATCGCCAAGTTCGACATCGTCGATGCGTCGGGCAAGGTCGTGGTCGCCAAGGACAAGCGCATCACCGCCAAGCACATCCGCGAACTGGCCGAGTCGGGCACAGAATCCATCGCCGTGCCGGAAGATTTCCTGGTCGGCCGTGTGATCGCGACCGCAGTCGTCGATCAGGACAGCGGCGAAATCCTTGCCAACGCGAACGACGAGATCACCGAAGACCTGCTGGCCAAGATGTCGGCCGCCGGCGTCGGTGAGATCAGCACGCTGTATACCAACGACCTGGACCGCGGCCCCTACATCTCGCAGACACTGCGTACCGATGAGACCGCGGATCAGTGGTCGGCCCGCGTGGCCATCTACCGCATGATGCGTCCGGGCGAGCCGCCCACGGAAGACGCGGTGGAAACACTGTTCCACGGCCTGTTCTACTCGGAAGAGCGCTACGACCTGTCGGCCGTCGGCCGCATGAAGTTCAACCGCCGTGTCGGTCGTGACGCTATCGAAGGCGCGCCGACGCTGTCGAACGAAGACATCGTCGACGTGATCAGGATCCTGGTAGATCTGCGCAACGGCAAGGGCGAGATCGACGATATCGACCACCTCGGCAACCGCCGTGTGCGTTCGGTCGGCGAACTGGCCGAGAACCAGTTCCGCGCCGGTCTGGTGCGTGTCGAACGTGCAGTGAAGGAACGCCTGTCGCAGGCGGAGTCGGACAACCTGATGCCGCATGACCTGATCAACGCGAAGCCGATCAGCGCCGCGATCAAGGAGTTCTTCGGTTCCAGCCAGCTGTCGCAGTTCATGGACCAGACCAACCCGCTGTCGGAGATCACGCACAAGCGTCGCGTGTCCGCTCTGGGCCCGGGCGGTCTGACGCGCGAGCGCGCAGGCTTCGAAGTGCGCGACGTGCATCCGACCCACTATGGCCGCGTGTGCCCGATCGAAACGCCTGAAGGTCCGAACATCGGCCTGATCAACTCGCTCGCGCTGTACGCCCGTACCAACAAGTACGGCTTCCTGGAAACGCCGTACCGCCGCGTTGATGCCGGCCGCGTGACTGATCAGATCGACTTCCTGTCGGCGATCGAGGAAGGCAAGTACGTGATCGCGCAGGCGAACGCCTCGCTGGACGGTGAAGGTGCGCTGAGCGACGAGCTGGTGTCCTGCCGTCACAAGGGCGAATTCATGCTGTCGACGCCGGACCAGGTCCAGTACATGGATATCGCGCCGGGCCAGATCGTGTCGGTTGCTGCATCGCTGATTCCGTTCCTCGAACACGATGACGCGAACCGCGCACTGATGGGCGCCAACATGCAGCGTCAGGCCGTGCCCTGCCTGCGTCCGGAGAAGGCTTTCGTCGGTACCGGCATCGAGCGCACCGTGGCGGTCGACTCGGGTACGGCGGTGCAGGCTCTGCGCGGCGGCGTGGTCGACTACGTCGATGCCAGCCGCGTCGTGGTCCGTGTCAATGACGAGGAAACAGTGCCGGGTGAAGTCGGCGTCGACATCTACAACCTGGTCAAGTACACCCGCTCGAACCAGAACACCAACATCAACCAGCGTCCGGTCGTGAAGATCGGTGACATCATCGCCAAGGGCGACGTGGTGGCCGACGGCGCCTCGACCGATCTCGGCGAACTGGCTCTCGGCCAGAACATGCTGGTCGCCTTCATGCCGTGGAACGGCTACAACTTCGAGGATTCGATCCTGCTGTCGGAGCGCGTCGTCGCTGAAGACCGCTTCACGTCGGTCCACATCGAAGAGCTGACCGTGGTCGCCCGCGACACCAAGCTGGGCCCCGAGGAAATCACGCGCGACATCGCGTCGCTCGGCGAAGCACAGCTTGGCCGTCTGGACGAGTCCGGCATCGTGTACATCGGCGCTGAAGTCGAAGCCGGTGACGTGCTGGTCGGCAAGGTGACGCCGAAGGGCGAAACCCAGCTGACGCCGGAAGAAAAGCTGCTGCGCGCGATCTTCGGCGAGAAGGCCTCCGACGTGAAGGACACCTCGCTGCGCGTGCCGTCCGGCATGAACGGCACGGTGATCGACGTGCAGGTGTTCACCCGCGAAGGCATCGAGCGCGACAAGCGCGCTCAGTCCATCATCGACGACATGCTGCGCGGCTACCGCCAGGATCTGGGCGACCAGATGCGCATCGTCGAACGCGACACCTTCGCCCGTATCGAGCGCCTGCTGATCGGTCGTGTCGCCAACGGCGGCCCGAAGCGTCTGGCCAAGGGTGCCACCATCACGCGTGAGTACCTGGATGGTGTCGAGCCGCACAGCTGGTTCGACATCCGCATGGCGGAAGAAGACATTGCCGGCCAGCTGGAAAGCCTGCGCGAATCGCTGGAGAAGACCCGCACCGACTTCGACCTCGCTTTCGAGCTGAAGAAGAAGAAGCTCACCCAGGGCGACGAGCTGCCGCCGGGCGTGCAGAAGATGGTCAAGGTCTATCTGGCGGTGAAGCGTCGTCTGCAGCCGGGCGACAAGATGGCCGGCCGCCACGGCAACAAGGGTGTCGTGTCCAAGATCACGCCGATCGAAGACATGCCCTACATGGAAGACGGCACCTCGGTCGACATCGTGCTGAACCCGCTCGGCGTGCCGTCGCGGATGAACATCGGTCAGATCCTGGAAACCCACCTCGGCATGGCTGCACGCGGCCTGGGCAAGAAGATCGACGCGATGCTGCGCCGTCAGGCTAATATGGCCGAACTGCGCGCCTTCCTCGACGAGATCTACAACCGCAGCGGCACCAGCGAAGACATCGCCTCGCTGAACGACGGCGAAGTGCTGGAGCTGGCAAGCAACCTGAAGCACGGCGTGCCGTTCGCGACGCCGGTGTTCGACGGTGCGCACGAAGGCGAAATCCGCCGCATGCTGGAATTGGCCGACATGCCGGCTGGCGGCCAGATGACGCTGTACGACGGACGCACCGGCGAGGCCTTCGAGCGCCAGGTCACCGTGGGCTACATGCACGTGCTGAAGCTGCATCACCTGGTCGACGACAAGATGCACGCCCGCTCGACCGGCCCGTACTCGCTTGTGACCCAGCAGCCGCTGGGCGGCAAGGCGCAGTTCGGTGGTCAGCGTTTCGGTGAGATGGAAGTGTGGGCGCTGGAAGCGTACGGCGCTTCCTACACGCTGCAGGAAATGCTCACCGTGAAGTCCGATGACGTGACCGGCCGTACCAAGGTCTACGAAAACATCGTCAAGGGCGAGCACAAGATCGATGCCGGCATGCCGGAGTCGTTCAACGTGCTGGTGAAGGAAATCCGATCCCTGGCCATCGACATTGATTTGGAGCGGTTCTAG